CAATAAATCTCTTATTTTTCTTCCACTTGATAATGTCCAGATGACTTTGCACCTGCGGTAAGTGAAAGGAACTTATCCAGGTAAAGGTTGAAAGCCCATATGGCCCCAACTCCCTTAGGAGGGGAATAGTTTCAGGTGCGATCCGGTTCCACGGAGGGACGAACAGGGGAATAAACTGATTGCCAAACAGCTCCTGCAAAATTGCCTGCCCATTAGCGAGTTCTTTTTCGATTTCTTGGATAGCTCTGCGTCGCCCGAACTCACTTGCCTTTTCTCCAAGAGCCTTGGATTGATAATTTTTGTGTTGCCAACCATGTTGGAGAATATTGATAAGGCTCATGTTTTCCAAACGCTGGGCAAGAGCTGCTGTTGCAAATTTAGGAATAACTGCCAGTGAAAGCGGAACTGAAAACTCAGCGGAAAACCCAAGTAACTCCTCCAATTCGGGGCTGGGTTCAATGGCATCGTCATCGCGCCACCAAAAAGAAATGGTCTGCTGTCGTTCATTAAACCAATTCAGATGGTCATTGAGAACACCCTCAAATTCCATTCTCGCTCTGGAAACGCTTGATTGAAAACCATCCGCCTGCATGGAACTAGAGCTGGGAGATGAATCAGAGATCACGTGAAATATTCCTCTCCCAAATAATGCCATGTGGTTCATTAATTTGAGGTTTTAATCCAAGGTCTTCTGCGAGGATTTGTGCCGATACCTCAGCTCCATTGAGGGCTGCATGAAGGTCTGAGGGAGCTAATGCCATCGCTTTTTGTGCTGCTTGAGCAAGAGTTTCCGGGGTCAATACATTTTCAGGAACGGCGACCACTCTGCCTCGTTTGAATAAACTAAGGGCCCGCTGGGTTTGTTCAGTCTCAGCAGCTTGCGCGAAAGGGACCAGCACAGCAGGGACGCCAGCCCGCAGGATATCGACAACAGTGTTGTAACCCGCCTGCGAAATAGAGAGTTTAGCTTTCTTGAGCAACGCAGGGAAATCTGGCCGTGCCCGTTCAACAATCATTTGTGCTGTTCTGTGGGATGCTAGGTGTTGGAACTGGTCCTCTGGATAGTCTTGTCCAACAAGTATCCGCCAGCGATCAGAAGACCCGATCGGCATGTGCGTATGAGTGGAGAGAGCGGCTTTTAAAAGGGCGGCTCCAACAGCCCCGCCACCGCAAGAGACTATAGTCTCATCCATCCCATCCGAAGAAGAGGATGAACTTTGACGATCATCACTGATGTAACCCGTATAGCGAACAAGTGAATTTACACGGTCAGCATACGGAAAGCTGTCTTCCATTGTGATGAGCTGAGGATCTGAATGGACCAGAATACGATCATAAAAAGCGGTGGCCTGTGAAGCCATCCATTCTTCTTTCCAGCTTGCATCCTTCCTAACGAGGATATCTCGAATGGAGCAGGTGATCCATGGCGGGGATAATTTGCTGCCTGCACATTCCAAAAGCCGTGTCATCTCGGCTGCAAACATTCTGCGCCCAAATGGGTAGGTTTCTGTTAGCAAAAGATCAAAATGTTCTGCAGAAAAGGCAGATAAAGTCGCAGAAATCCTCTGCTCCCACCAAACTGCATCAATTGGGTTATTGTACTCATCCAGCAGTACATCAAATCGTGCATTGGCAGCACGAACCACCGGGAGCTTTATAACCGTCAGCCCATCGCAATTAAGGGTATCGGGAATGTGGTTTCCTGTGGCTAACGTGACATCAAGGCCCATGCGGACAAGCGCTTTTGCAAGGGCAACCGCTCTGACGATATGCCCGGAACCAAGTAAATGTTGGACGTGGATGAATGCTTTCATCATGTCCCTCCGTGCATTCTCCGCTTGTATTGATGGTGCTCAACTGCGGCCTGCAATACTCTGTCCAAACCCTTCGCTCCTGTTGCTAAGCTATGGTTGTTACGGATGTTTTCAACGGCAGCCTGAGCCATATTCTGACGCTTATGGTTGTTTTTTATGAGTGACATGAGGTTTTGCGCCAGCGCAGAAGCATCGCCTTCATCTGAAAGCAACCCACTGGTTCCTTCCTCAACGATGTCCGGGACGCCGAAGACACGTCCTC
The window above is part of the Pseudovibrio sp. Tun.PSC04-5.I4 genome. Proteins encoded here:
- a CDS encoding polysaccharide deacetylase family protein; the encoded protein is MISDSSPSSSSMQADGFQSSVSRARMEFEGVLNDHLNWFNERQQTISFWWRDDDAIEPSPELEELLGFSAEFSVPLSLAVIPKFATAALAQRLENMSLINILQHGWQHKNYQSKALGEKASEFGRRRAIQEIEKELANGQAILQELFGNQFIPLFVPPWNRIAPETIPLLRELGPYGLSTFTWISSFHLPQVQSHLDIIKWKKNKRFIGWDAAARRLDLQLCRRRTNPCEPIGLLTHHLDHGEGCSEFLEVFFSLTTTHPAAQWLSSGALLEQEWNRFNQIS
- a CDS encoding glycosyltransferase, producing MMKAFIHVQHLLGSGHIVRAVALAKALVRMGLDVTLATGNHIPDTLNCDGLTVIKLPVVRAANARFDVLLDEYNNPIDAVWWEQRISATLSAFSAEHFDLLLTETYPFGRRMFAAEMTRLLECAGSKLSPPWITCSIRDILVRKDASWKEEWMASQATAFYDRILVHSDPQLITMEDSFPYADRVNSLVRYTGYISDDRQSSSSSSDGMDETIVSCGGGAVGAALLKAALSTHTHMPIGSSDRWRILVGQDYPEDQFQHLASHRTAQMIVERARPDFPALLKKAKLSISQAGYNTVVDILRAGVPAVLVPFAQAAETEQTQRALSLFKRGRVVAVPENVLTPETLAQAAQKAMALAPSDLHAALNGAEVSAQILAEDLGLKPQINEPHGIIWERNISRDL